ACGACGACCTTCTCGTCGGGAAGTCCCAACCGTTTTTGGCACGACTCGATGATTCGTAAATTCGCCTGATGCGCGACAAAAAGATCGATGTCGCGCGGCAGAAAGTTGTTCCGCGCCAAGATTTCTTCCGTCACGTTCGCCATCTCGCATACGGCGAATTTAAAGACCTGCTTTCCCTCCTGGTGAACAAAGTGCATTTTCTTTTCCACGGTCTCCGCCGTCGGAGGCCTGCGGCTGCCTCCCGCAGGCATGTAGAGAAATTCGGCGCCCGTTCCGTCGATATGGCAGACGGTGTCCAGGATGCCCAGCTCCGCCGTTTTTGAGACCGGTTCGAGCATGACCGCGCCCGCGCCGTCTCCGAACAGAACACAGGTGTTCCGGTCCTCAAAATTGGTTATGGAAGTCATGATATCCACGCCGACGACGATGACCTTTTTGTGCTTCCCGCTGCGGATAAACTGGTCTCCCGTGGCCAACGAAAAGACGAAACCGGAGCAGGCCGCCGAGAGATCGAACCCCCAGGCTTTTTTCGCGCCGATCTGTTGCTGAATGAGGCAAGCCGTGGCGGGAAACAACATGTCGGGGGTGACGGTTCCGACGACGATCAGTTCGACTTCTTCCGGCGAAGTGTCGGTTTGCCGAAGGAGCTGCTCGACGGCGCCGACGGCCAAATGGCTGGCGGCCTGACCCTCGTCCACGTAGCGGCGCTCGGAGATTCCCGTGCGTGTGCGGATCCACTCATCCGACGTGTCGACCAACTTTTCGAGGTCCTTGTTGGTGACCACGCGAGAAGGGTGAAA
The Bdellovibrionota bacterium genome window above contains:
- a CDS encoding beta-ketoacyl-ACP synthase III, translated to MPGPMRSAITGVTMFHPSRVVTNKDLEKLVDTSDEWIRTRTGISERRYVDEGQAASHLAVGAVEQLLRQTDTSPEEVELIVVGTVTPDMLFPATACLIQQQIGAKKAWGFDLSAACSGFVFSLATGDQFIRSGKHKKVIVVGVDIMTSITNFEDRNTCVLFGDGAGAVMLEPVSKTAELGILDTVCHIDGTGAEFLYMPAGGSRRPPTAETVEKKMHFVHQEGKQVFKFAVCEMANVTEEILARNNFLPRDIDLFVAHQANLRIIESCQKRLGLPDEKVVVTIDKYANTTSATIPTCLATAVADGRLTKGKLVLITSFGAGFTWGAALVRWAY